A genome region from Brassica oleracea var. oleracea cultivar TO1000 chromosome C2, BOL, whole genome shotgun sequence includes the following:
- the LOC106327031 gene encoding cyclic nucleotide-gated ion channel 1: MNFRQEKFVRFQDWTSDKTSDVEYSGRNEPPNGIFRRTISSISDKFHRSSARIKTFRRTYKSYSFKEAVSKGIDSTHKILDPQGPFLQRWNKIFVLACIVAVSLDPLFFYVPVVDDAKKCLGLDNKMEITASVLRSFTDVFYVIHIIFQFRTGFIAPSSRVFGRGVLVEDTRQIAMRYLSSHFIIDILAVLPLPQVVILIIIPHMRGSRSLNTKNLLKFIVFFQYIPRFIRIYPLYKEVTRTSGILTETAWAGAAFNLFLYMLASHVFGAFWYLFSIERETVCWKQACNRNRNICDITSLYCDHKAAGGNAFLNASCPVQTPNTTLFDFGIFLNALQSGVVESQDFPQKFFYCFWWGLQNLSSLGQNLKTSTYIWEICFAVFISISGLVLFSFLIGNMQTYLQSTTTRLEEMRVKRRDAEQWMAHRLLPESLRKRIRRYEQYKWQETRGVDEENLLSNLPKDLRRDIKRHLCLALLMRVPMFEKMDEQLLDALCDRLQPVLYTEESYIVREGDPVDEMLFIMRGKLLTMTTNGGRTGFFNSEHLGAGDFCGEELLTWALDPHTSSNLPISTRTVRALVEVEAFALKADDLKFVASQFRRLHSKQLRHTFRFYSQQWRTWAACFIQAAWRRHVKKKLEESLKEEENRLQDALAKEACGSSPSLGATMYASRFAANILRTIRRSGSVRKPRMPERMLLQKPAEPDFNSDDYCI; encoded by the exons ATGAATTTCCGACAGGAGAAGTTTGTGAG GTTTCAGGACTGGACGTCCGACAAGACCTCCGACGTCGAATACTCCGGGAGAAACGAGCCACCAAACGGAATCTTCCGGAGAACGATAAGCTCAATCTCCGACAAGTTCCACAGAAGCTCGGCGAGGATCAAAACGTTCAGGAGAACATACAAGTCCTACTCTTTCAAAGAAGCCGTATCCAAAGGGATCGATTCGACTCACAAGATCCTCGACCCGCAGGGACCGTTCCTTCAGAGATGGAACAAGATCTTCGTTTTGGCTTGCATCGTCGCCGTTTCTCTCGACCCTCTCTTCTTCTACGTCCCCGTGGTCGACGACGCCAAGAAGTGTCTCGGTCTTGATAACAAGATGGAGATAACCGCTAGCGTCTTGCGCTCCTTCACTGATGTCTTCTACGTGATTCACATCATTTTCCAGTTCCGTACTGGCTTCATCGCTCCTTCTTCTCGTGTTTTCGGGAGAGGTGTTCTTGTTGAGGACACGAGGCAGATCGCTATGCGTTACTTGTCTTCTCATTTCATTATTGACATTCTCGCTGTTCTTCCACTTCCACAG GTGGTGATTTTGATTATTATTCCGCATATGAGAGGCTCAAGGTCTTTGAACACGAAGAATCTGTTGAAGTTCATTGTTTTCTTCCAGTACATACCGAGGTTTATCAGAATCTATCCGCTCTACAAGGAAGTTACAAGAACCTCAGGGATACTAACCGAGACAGCTTGGGCGGGAGCTGCTTTCAATCTCTTCCTCTACATGCTTGCTAGTCAT GTGTTTGGTGCTTTTTGGTACTTGTTCTCTATCGAGCGCGAAACCGTGTGTTGGAAACAAGCGTGCAACAGAAACAGGAATATCTGCGATATCACTTCGCTGTATTGTGACCATAAAGCTGCAGGAGGCAATGCTTTCCTCAATGCGTCTTGTCCGGTTCAGACGCCAAACACAACGCTTTTCGACTTTGGGATATTCCTTAACGCTCTTCAGTCTGGTGTAGTGGAATCTCAAGATTTCCCTCAGAAGTTCTTTTACTGCTTCTGGTGGGGTCTTCAAAACCTCAG TTCGCTCGGTCAAAACCTTAAAACAAGTACGTACATATGGGAGATCTGTTTTGCTGTCTTCATTTCTATCTCAGGGCTGGTTTTGTTCTCCTTCTTGATTGGTAACATGCAG ACGTATCTGCAATCAACAACCACGAGGTTGGAGGAGATGAGAGTCAAGAGAAGAGACGCTGAGCAGTGGATGGCTCACCGTTTGCTCCCTGAGAGTCTGAGAAAAAGAATCAGGAGATACGAGCAGTACAAGTGGCAAGAGACTAGAGGCGTTGACGAAGAGAATCTTCTTAGTAATCTCCCTAAAGACCTTAGACGTGACATCAAACGCCATCTCTGTCTCGCCCTTCTCATGAGG GTCCCGATGTTCGAGAAAATGGACGAGCAGCTTCTCGATGCTCTATGCGACCGTTTGCAACCAGTGCTGTACACAGAGGAAAGCTACATCGTAAGAGAAGGAGACCCCGTAGACGAGATGCTCTTCATAATGCGCGGGAAGCTTCTAACGATGACAACAAACGGTGGAAGAACAGGCTTCTTCAACTCAGAGCACCTCGGAGCCGGCGATTTCTGCGGCGAGGAGCTTCTAACATGGGCCTTAGACCCACACACATCCTCAAACCTCCCAATCTCAACGAGAACCGTTCGAGCTCTAGTGGAGGTCGAAGCTTTCGCGCTTAAAGCTGATGACCTCAAGTTCGTTGCTTCTCAGTTCAGACGGCTTCACAGCAAACAGCTGAGACATACTTTCAGGTTCTACTCGCAGCAGTGGAGGACTTGGGCGGCTTGCTTCATACAAGCCGCGTGGAGAAGACACGTGAAGAAGAAGCTGGAAGAGTCTCTTAAAGAGGAAGAGAATCGGTTGCAGGATGCTTTGGCTAAGGAAGCTTGTGGAAGCTCCCCGAGCCTCGGCGCCACCATGTATGCGTCGCGGTTTGCTGCTAATATCTTAAGGACTATACGCAGGAGCGGGTCGGTAAGGAAGCCGAGGATGCCGGAACGAATGCTGCTTCAGAAACCAGCAGAACCAGATTTCAATAGTGATGATTACTGTATATGA